In a single window of the Zonotrichia leucophrys gambelii isolate GWCS_2022_RI chromosome 2, RI_Zleu_2.0, whole genome shotgun sequence genome:
- the LOC135444155 gene encoding serpin B10-like, which translates to MDTLNKANTSFALDFFKQQLQEDGDKNILFSPWSISSALAAVYLGAKGNTADEMAKVLHFNKAEEAKNVTTTIRMQVYARTEDSLSNRRACFQKTEIGKSDNIHTGFKALSFEINQPTRNYLLKSVNQLYGEKSLPFSKEYLFLAKRYYGAEPQSVNFVGAANAVRRDINSSVEQQTEGKIQNLLPPGSVDSLTRLVLINALYFKGNWATKFEAAATRQRPFRINMHTTKPVPMMYLRDKFNLNYIESVQADVLELPYVNNDLSMFILLPSDISGLQKLERELTFENLSAWTNPELMEKMNMEVYLPRFTLEEKYDLKSTLSRMGIQDAFTEGQADFTAMSKTGDLFLSQVFHKCYLEVNEEGTEAAAASAATLASRSLGATIIFLADHPFLFFIRHNKTKTILFLGRFSSP; encoded by the exons ATGGATACGTTGAATAAAGCAAACACAAGCTTTGCTCTTGACTTTTTCAAGCAGCAATTGCAGGAAGATGGTGACAAGAATATTTTGTTCTCTCCTTGGAGTATTTcatctgccctggctgctgtttATCTGGGAGCCAAAGGTAACACTGCAGATGAGATGGCAAAG GTACTTCACTTCAACAAAGCTGAAGAAGCCAAAAATGTCACCACAACCATAAGAATGCAGGTCTATGCCAGAACAGAAGACAGTCTATCAAATCGACGTGCATGTTTCCAGAAG ACAGAGATTGGCAAATCAGATAATATCCATACTGGATTTAAAGCACTCAGCTTTGAAATCAACCAACCCACTAGAAACTACCTACTTAAAAGTGTCAACCAGCTATATGGAGAAAAATCATTGCCTTTCAGTAAG GAATACTTATTTTTAGCCAAGAGATATTACGGTGCAGAGCCACAATCAGTCAACTTTGTGGGAGCAGCAAATGCAGTCAGGAGAGACATCAATTCCAGTGTTGAACAACAGACTGAAG GTAAAATCCAGAATCTGCTGCCTCCTGGATCAGTAGATTCACTCACCAGGCTAGTCCTGATAAATGCACTCTACTTCAAAGGAAACTGGGCAACAAAGTTTGAAGCTGCAGCTACCAGGCAAAGGCCTTTCAGAATAAATATG CATACAACTAAACCAGTGCCCATGATGTACCTGAGGGATAAATTTAACTTAAACTACATAGAATCAGTTCAGGCTGATGTTCTTGAGCTTCCATACGTCAATAATGACCTCAGCATGTTCATCCTGCTACCAAGTGACATCTCTGGCTtacaaaag CTAGAAAGAGAACTGACTTTTGAAAACTTGTCTGCATGGACAAATCCAGAACTAATGGAGAAAATGAACATGGAAGTTTATCTGCCCAGGTTCACGTTAGAAGAGAAATATGACCTCAAATCTACTTTGAGCAGGATGGGGATACAAGATGCCTTCACAGAAGGTCAAGCTGATTTCACAGCAATGTCCAAGACTGGTGATCTGTTTTTGTCACAAGTTTTCCACAAGTGTTACCTGGAAGTCAATGAAGaaggcacagaggcagctgctgccagtgcgGCAACACTGGCATCACGAAGTCTTGGTGCTACTATTATCTTTTTGGCAGATcaccctttccttttctttatcaGGCACAACAAGACCAAGACTATCCTCTTCTTGGGAAGGTTTTCTTCCCCCTAG
- the LOC135444164 gene encoding ovalbumin-like, giving the protein MASIGPVSTEVCCDIFRELRSQRVQENVCYSPLLIISTLSMVYIGAKDNTKAQIEKAIHFDKIPGFGESTESQCGTSVSIHASLKDIVTQITKPSDNYSISIASRLYAEEKYPIRPEYIQCVKELYKGGLESISFQAAAEKSRELINSWVERQTNGSIKNILRPSSVSSQTDMILVSAIYFKGLWEKAFKEEDTQTVPFRISEQESKPVQMMSQIGTFKVAEIPSEKCRILELPYASGRLSLWVLLPDDISGLEQLETAITFENLKEWTSSRKMEERKIKVYLPRMRIEEKYNLTSVLKSLGITDLFSSSADLSGISSARSLKVSGAFHEAFVEIQEAGSKAARSSGAGVDDISVSEEIRADHPFLFLIKHNPTDSILFFGRCYSP; this is encoded by the exons ATGGCTTCCATCGGTCCAGTGAGCACAGAAGTTTGCTGTGACATTTTCAGGGAGCTGAGAAGCCAGAGAGTCCAGGAGAATGTCTGCTACTCTCCTCTACTCATCATTTCAACCCTCTCCATGGTCTACATAGGTGCAAAAGATAACACCAAGGCTCAGATAGAAAAG GCTATCCACTTTGAtaaaatcccaggatttggaGAGAGTACTGAATCTCAG TGCGGCACCTCTGTGAGCATCCACGCTTCACTTAAGGACATTGTCACCCAAATCACCAAACCAAGTGACAATTATTCCATCAGCATCGCCAGCAGACTTTATGCTGAAGAGAAATACCCAATTCGGCCG GAATACATTCAATGCGTGAAGGAACTGTATAAGGGAGGCTTGGAATCGATCAGCTTtcaagcagctgcagaaaaatcCAGAGAGCTCATAAATTCCTGGGTTGAAAGACAGACAAATG GGTCTATCAAAAATATCCTTCGACCAAGCTCTGTGAGCTCACAAACTGATATGATCCTGGTCAGTGCCATCTACTTCAAAGGACTGTGGGAGAAAGCATTTAAGGAAGAAGATACCCAGACAGTTCCTTTCAGAATTTCTGAG CAAGAAAGCAAACCTGTGCAGATGATGTCTCAGATTGGTACATTTAAAGTGGCAGAGATCCCTTCTGAGAAATGCAGAATCCTGGAGCTTCCATATGCCAGTGGGCGGCTGAGCCTGTGGGTGCTGTTGCCTGATGACATCTCTGGCCTGGAGCAG CTTGAGACCGCAATCACCTTTGAAAATCTCAAGGAGTGGACCAGTTCTAGAAAGATGGAAGAGAGGAAGATTAAAGTTTATCTGCCCCGCATGAGGATTGAGGAAAAGTATAACCTCACATCTGTCTTAAAATCCTTGGGTATCACCGACCTGTTCAGCTCATCAGCCGATCTCTCTGGCATCTCTTCAGCACGGAGCCTGAAGGTGTCTGGAGCATTCCATGAGGCATTTGTGGAGATCCAAGAAGCAGGCAGTAAGGCGGCACGCTCATCAGGAGCTGGGGTAGATGACATAAGTGTCTCTGAAGAGATTAGAGCTGACCACCCTTTCCTCTTCTTGATCAAGCACAACCCAACTGACAGCATCTTGTTCTTTGGCAGATGCTATTCCCCTTAA